A DNA window from Trichosurus vulpecula isolate mTriVul1 chromosome 2, mTriVul1.pri, whole genome shotgun sequence contains the following coding sequences:
- the LOC118835444 gene encoding zinc finger protein 3-like, with protein sequence MVLLHMERNIMVAINIKKLRERVPVLLKTREYTLKSNLMSVTNMRIHTEEKPQECHECAKGFSVHSSLIKHQRIHSGEKPYECNQCGKTFRKSSNITVCKRIHTREKPYECSQYGKAFSWGAHLTSHRKIHTEEKPHECHTIHTGEKPYECNHCGKAFGFSSNLASHKRSHTADKP encoded by the exons ATGGTCTTGCTACACATGGAGAGGAACATTATGGTTGCAATCAACATAAAAAAACTTCGAGAAAGAGTTCCAGTGTTGCTAAAGACAAGAGAATACACACTGAAGAGCAACCTCATGAGTGTCACGAATATG agaatccacactgaagAAAAACCTCAAGAATGTCACGAATGTGCTAAAGGTTTTAGTGTACACTCTTCTCTCATTAAACATCAGAggatccacagtggagagaaaccttatgaatgtaatcaatgcgGAAAGACTTTCAGAAAGAGCTCCAATATTACAGTATGTAAGAGAATCCACActagagagaaaccttatgaatgcagtcAATATGGAAAGGCTTTCTCATGGGGGGCCCATCTTACTAGTCATCGCAAAATCCACACTGAAGAGAAACCTCATGAATGTCAT acaatccacactggagaaaaaccttatgaatgtaatcattgTGGAAAGGCTTTCGGATTTAGCTCCAATCTTGCTTCACATAAGAGAAGCCACACTGCAGATAAACCTTAG